Proteins from a genomic interval of Panthera tigris isolate Pti1 chromosome A2, P.tigris_Pti1_mat1.1, whole genome shotgun sequence:
- the ZNF653 gene encoding zinc finger protein 653 isoform X2 encodes MSRRLPWSRKPWEQVPRKPKRKKRRRRNVNCLKNVVIWYEDHKHRCPYEPHLAELDPTFGLYTTAVWQCEAGHRYFQDLHSPLKPLSDSDADSDKVGNGLAASSSDPSSSGSGSDSEEPPEGPPAKGAAVAAAAVTPSSPAGSSGLITQEGVHIPFDVHHVESLAEQGTPLCPNPAGGGPEALETVVCVPVPVQVGPGPGTLFENVPQEALGEVVASCPVPGMVPGSQVIIIAGPGYDALTAEGIHLNVAAGSGAPGGGLGDEVPCAVMEGVAAYTQTEPEGSQPSTMDPAAMAGIETKKEKEDLYVLKKEEKEEPVAPELAAAAPESAEPEAEADGEELDGSDMSAIIYEIPKEPEKRRRSKRSRVIDADGLLEMFHCPYEGCSQVYVALSSFQNHVNLVHRKGKTKVCPHPGCGKKFYLSNHLRRHMIIHSGVREFTCETCGKSFKRKNHLEVHRRTHTGETPLQCEICGYQCRQRASLNWHMKKHTAEVQYNFTCERCGKRFEKLDSVKFHTLKSHPDHKPA; translated from the exons ATGTCGAGGCGACTACCTTGGTCCAG GAAGCCTTGGGAACAGGTCCCCAGAAAGCCAAAGCGGAAGAAAA GGAGGCGACGCAACGTGAACTGCCTGAAGAACGTGGTGATCTGGTACGAGGACCACAAGCACCGCTGCCCGTACGAGCCGCACCTGGCCGAGCTGGACCCCACCTTCGGCCTGTACACCACAGCCGTGTGGCAGTGCGAGGCCGGCCACCGCTACTTCCAAGACCTGCACTCGCCCCTGAAGCCACTCAGTGATTCAGACGCCGACAGCGACAAAG TGGGCAATGGCCTGGCGGCCAGCAGCTCCGACCCTTCTAGTTCCGGCTCCGGTTCTGACTCTGAGGAGCCCCCCGAGGGCCCGCCGGCCAAGGGAGCGgccgtggcggcggcggcggtgacCCCCTCCAGCCCGGCGGGCAGCAGCGGGCTCATCACTCAGGAGGGCGTGCACATCCCCTTCGACGTCCACCACGTGGAGAGCCTGGCGGAGCAGGGCACCCCACTGTGCCCCAACCCGGCGGGCGGTGGGCCCGAAGCCCTGGAGACGGTGGTGTGTGTGCCGGTGCCCGTGCAAGTGGGCCCGGGCCCCGGCACCCTCTTCGAGAACGTGCCCCAGGAGGCGCTGGGCGAGGTGGTGGCCAGCTGTCCCGTGCCAGGCATGGTGCCCGGCTCGCAGGTGATCATCATCGCAGGCCCCGGCTACGACGCCCTCACGGCCGAGGGCATCCACCTCAACGTGGCCGCAGGCAGCGGTGCCCCCGGCGGGGGCCTGGGGGACGAAGTGCCCTGTGCCGTGATGGAGGGCGTAGCAGCCTACACCCAGACGGAGCCCGAGGGCAGCCAGCCCAGCACCATGGACCCTGCCGCCATGGCAGGCATCGAGACCAAGAAAG AGAAGGAGGACCTGTATGTGCtcaagaaggaggagaaggaggagcccGTGGCCCCAGAGCTGGCGGCGGCAGCGCctgagagcgcagagcccgaAGCCGAGGCAGACGGGGAGGAGCTGGACGGCAGTGACATGTCGGCCATCATCTATGAGATCCCCAAGGAGCCCGAGAA GAGGCGGCGGAGCAAGCGCTCTCGGGTGATAGACGCCGACGGCCTGCTAGAGATGTTCCACTGCCCCTACGAGGGCTGCAGCCAGGTCTACGTGGCCCTCAGCAGTTTCCAG AACCATGTCAATCTTGTGCATCGGAAAGGGAAGACCAAAGTGTGTCCACACCCTGGCTGCGGCAAGAAGTTCTATTTATCCAACCACCTGCGGAGGCACATGATCATCCATTCAG GTGTCCGTGAGTTCACCTGCGAAACCTGCGGCAAGTCCTTCAAGAGGAAGAACCACCTGGAGGTGCACCGGCGCACCCACACCGGGGAGACGCCCCTGCA GTGCGAGATCTGCGGCTACCAGTGCCGGCAGCGCGCGTCGCTCAACTGGCACATGAAGAAGCACACGGCCGAGGTGCAGTACAACTTCACGTGCGAGCGCTGCGGGAAGCGCTTCGAGAAGCTGGACAGCGTCAAGTTCCACACGCTCAAAAGCCACCCGGACCACAAGCCAGCCTGA
- the ZNF653 gene encoding zinc finger protein 653 isoform X1 yields the protein MAERAPEPEAEAEAEAGAGGEAAAEEGAAGRKARGRPRLTESDRARRRLESRKKYDVRRVYLGEAHGPWVDLRRRSGWSDAKLAAYLISLERGQRSGRHGKPWEQVPRKPKRKKRRRRNVNCLKNVVIWYEDHKHRCPYEPHLAELDPTFGLYTTAVWQCEAGHRYFQDLHSPLKPLSDSDADSDKVGNGLAASSSDPSSSGSGSDSEEPPEGPPAKGAAVAAAAVTPSSPAGSSGLITQEGVHIPFDVHHVESLAEQGTPLCPNPAGGGPEALETVVCVPVPVQVGPGPGTLFENVPQEALGEVVASCPVPGMVPGSQVIIIAGPGYDALTAEGIHLNVAAGSGAPGGGLGDEVPCAVMEGVAAYTQTEPEGSQPSTMDPAAMAGIETKKEKEDLYVLKKEEKEEPVAPELAAAAPESAEPEAEADGEELDGSDMSAIIYEIPKEPEKRRRSKRSRVIDADGLLEMFHCPYEGCSQVYVALSSFQNHVNLVHRKGKTKVCPHPGCGKKFYLSNHLRRHMIIHSGVREFTCETCGKSFKRKNHLEVHRRTHTGETPLQCEICGYQCRQRASLNWHMKKHTAEVQYNFTCERCGKRFEKLDSVKFHTLKSHPDHKPA from the exons ATGGCGGAGCGGGCGCCGGAGCccgaggcggaggcggaggctgAGGCGGGCGCAGGCGGGGAGGCGGCGGCCGAGGAGGGCGCGGCGGGCCGCAAGGCGCGGGGTCGGCCGCGGCTCACGGAATCGGACCGAGCCCGGCGGCGGCTCGAGTCCCGGAAGAAGTACGACGTGCGGCGTGTGTACCTGGGCGAGGCGCACGGGCCCTGGGTGGACCTGCGGCGCCGCAGCGGCTGGAGCGACGCCAAGCTCGCAGCCTATCTCATCTCGCTGGAGCGCGGCCAGCGTAGCGGCCGCCACGG GAAGCCTTGGGAACAGGTCCCCAGAAAGCCAAAGCGGAAGAAAA GGAGGCGACGCAACGTGAACTGCCTGAAGAACGTGGTGATCTGGTACGAGGACCACAAGCACCGCTGCCCGTACGAGCCGCACCTGGCCGAGCTGGACCCCACCTTCGGCCTGTACACCACAGCCGTGTGGCAGTGCGAGGCCGGCCACCGCTACTTCCAAGACCTGCACTCGCCCCTGAAGCCACTCAGTGATTCAGACGCCGACAGCGACAAAG TGGGCAATGGCCTGGCGGCCAGCAGCTCCGACCCTTCTAGTTCCGGCTCCGGTTCTGACTCTGAGGAGCCCCCCGAGGGCCCGCCGGCCAAGGGAGCGgccgtggcggcggcggcggtgacCCCCTCCAGCCCGGCGGGCAGCAGCGGGCTCATCACTCAGGAGGGCGTGCACATCCCCTTCGACGTCCACCACGTGGAGAGCCTGGCGGAGCAGGGCACCCCACTGTGCCCCAACCCGGCGGGCGGTGGGCCCGAAGCCCTGGAGACGGTGGTGTGTGTGCCGGTGCCCGTGCAAGTGGGCCCGGGCCCCGGCACCCTCTTCGAGAACGTGCCCCAGGAGGCGCTGGGCGAGGTGGTGGCCAGCTGTCCCGTGCCAGGCATGGTGCCCGGCTCGCAGGTGATCATCATCGCAGGCCCCGGCTACGACGCCCTCACGGCCGAGGGCATCCACCTCAACGTGGCCGCAGGCAGCGGTGCCCCCGGCGGGGGCCTGGGGGACGAAGTGCCCTGTGCCGTGATGGAGGGCGTAGCAGCCTACACCCAGACGGAGCCCGAGGGCAGCCAGCCCAGCACCATGGACCCTGCCGCCATGGCAGGCATCGAGACCAAGAAAG AGAAGGAGGACCTGTATGTGCtcaagaaggaggagaaggaggagcccGTGGCCCCAGAGCTGGCGGCGGCAGCGCctgagagcgcagagcccgaAGCCGAGGCAGACGGGGAGGAGCTGGACGGCAGTGACATGTCGGCCATCATCTATGAGATCCCCAAGGAGCCCGAGAA GAGGCGGCGGAGCAAGCGCTCTCGGGTGATAGACGCCGACGGCCTGCTAGAGATGTTCCACTGCCCCTACGAGGGCTGCAGCCAGGTCTACGTGGCCCTCAGCAGTTTCCAG AACCATGTCAATCTTGTGCATCGGAAAGGGAAGACCAAAGTGTGTCCACACCCTGGCTGCGGCAAGAAGTTCTATTTATCCAACCACCTGCGGAGGCACATGATCATCCATTCAG GTGTCCGTGAGTTCACCTGCGAAACCTGCGGCAAGTCCTTCAAGAGGAAGAACCACCTGGAGGTGCACCGGCGCACCCACACCGGGGAGACGCCCCTGCA GTGCGAGATCTGCGGCTACCAGTGCCGGCAGCGCGCGTCGCTCAACTGGCACATGAAGAAGCACACGGCCGAGGTGCAGTACAACTTCACGTGCGAGCGCTGCGGGAAGCGCTTCGAGAAGCTGGACAGCGTCAAGTTCCACACGCTCAAAAGCCACCCGGACCACAAGCCAGCCTGA